From a region of the Agromyces ramosus genome:
- a CDS encoding NAD-dependent epimerase/dehydratase family protein — protein MRIVVTGGSGKLGRTVVRTLREEGNEVLNLDRFGERGTSTHVDLTDYGQVIDAIAGVDDRHTGADAIVHLAAIPAPGLASDVATFHNNMLSTFNVFQAARRLGITRIVYASSETVLGLPFDVPPPYIPVDEEYAARPESTYSLVKHLEEQLAIELVRWNPELSITALRFSNVMDPADYADFPSFDADATLRKWNLWGYIDGRDGAHAVSLALAKAPPGFERFIIAAADTVMSRLNAELVAEVFPGVPVHGELGEHDTMLSIDKARRLLGFEPRHSWRDEVTDAAASVRPS, from the coding sequence ATGCGCATCGTCGTCACCGGAGGGTCGGGCAAGCTCGGCCGCACTGTCGTCCGCACGCTCCGCGAAGAGGGCAACGAGGTGCTGAACCTCGATCGCTTCGGCGAGCGCGGCACCTCCACGCACGTCGACCTCACCGACTACGGGCAGGTCATCGACGCGATCGCCGGCGTCGACGACCGGCACACCGGGGCCGACGCGATCGTGCACCTCGCAGCCATCCCGGCGCCTGGCCTCGCGAGCGACGTCGCGACGTTCCACAACAACATGCTGTCGACGTTCAACGTGTTCCAGGCGGCGCGGCGACTCGGCATCACGCGCATCGTCTACGCCTCGAGCGAGACGGTGCTCGGCTTGCCGTTCGACGTGCCGCCGCCGTACATCCCGGTCGACGAGGAGTACGCCGCCCGCCCCGAGAGCACGTACTCCCTCGTGAAGCACCTCGAGGAGCAACTCGCGATCGAGCTCGTGCGCTGGAACCCCGAGCTCTCGATCACCGCCCTGCGGTTCTCGAACGTCATGGACCCCGCCGACTACGCGGACTTCCCCTCCTTCGACGCCGACGCGACCCTCCGCAAGTGGAACCTCTGGGGCTACATCGACGGACGCGACGGCGCGCACGCCGTCAGCCTCGCGCTCGCGAAGGCCCCGCCGGGGTTCGAGCGCTTCATCATCGCCGCGGCCGACACCGTGATGTCACGTTTGAACGCGGAGCTCGTGGCCGAGGTGTTCCCGGGGGTGCCGGTGCACGGCGAGCTCGGCGAGCACGACACCATGCTGTCGATCGACAAGGCCCGTCGGCTGCTCGGGTTCGAGCCCCGGCACTCCTGGCGCGACGAGGTGACGGATGCCGCGGCATCCGTTCGCCCGAGCTGA
- a CDS encoding cold-shock protein yields the protein MATGTVKWFNAEKGFGFIAPDDGSADVFAHFSAISGNGYRSLEEGQKVEFEVAQGPKGLQAENIRGL from the coding sequence ATGGCAACCGGAACCGTCAAGTGGTTCAACGCCGAAAAGGGCTTCGGCTTCATCGCTCCCGACGACGGCAGTGCCGACGTCTTCGCGCACTTCAGCGCCATCTCGGGCAACGGCTACCGTTCGCTCGAAGAGGGCCAGAAGGTCGAGTTCGAGGTCGCGCAGGGCCCCAAGGGTCTGCAGGCTGAGAACATCCGCGGCCTCTAA
- a CDS encoding VanZ family protein — translation MDRRALLLIAAAYAAAVLWVTIGPAPGSTSGNQLDGGILNPAAWTAPVTWTTGRLSEIVFNVAMFIPVGVLAALLIPRRRWPLAFLAGLGFSVLIELVQVPVLDRISDPRDLVMNTAGAVLGVVVVLAARFVHRAGRVAVVPVIVPFAELVDPAELVDPADVEPVLAAASAQRAA, via the coding sequence ATGGATCGCCGCGCCCTCCTGCTCATCGCCGCTGCCTACGCAGCGGCCGTGCTGTGGGTGACGATCGGGCCGGCTCCCGGCAGCACGAGCGGCAACCAGCTCGACGGCGGCATCCTGAACCCCGCAGCATGGACCGCGCCCGTCACGTGGACGACCGGTCGCCTGTCCGAGATCGTCTTCAACGTCGCGATGTTCATCCCGGTCGGGGTGCTCGCGGCGCTCCTGATCCCACGGCGACGGTGGCCACTCGCATTCCTCGCCGGGCTCGGCTTCTCCGTGCTCATCGAGCTCGTGCAGGTGCCCGTGCTCGATCGGATCTCCGACCCGCGCGATCTCGTGATGAACACGGCGGGAGCGGTGCTCGGCGTCGTCGTCGTGCTCGCGGCACGATTCGTGCACCGCGCCGGCCGGGTCGCGGTGGTCCCGGTGATCGTGCCGTTCGCCGAGTTGGTCGACCCCGCCGAGCTCGTGGACCCCGCCGACGTCGAGCCCGTGCTCGCCGCGGCATCCGCTCAGCGCGCCGCGTAG
- a CDS encoding GAP family protein, with the protein MLSAIGQLLPLALAVAISSVPIMATILILLSPRRRQSAVPFLIGWVLGILVVVSLSALFAQVVPTARSPRRAETTIGTIEILIGVALVVIAVIAWRRARRNPTDAMPKWLNAVGTFGPWAAFGVAFALNVRPKGLLLAVAAGLVIRAEDLSLTESAVAILIYTVIGCSTVAIPIIVTLANPERMEPRLLSAKEWIGRNSGVVTALILILIGAVIIGTGVGRL; encoded by the coding sequence ATGCTGTCGGCGATCGGGCAACTCCTTCCGCTCGCGCTCGCGGTGGCCATCAGCTCGGTGCCGATCATGGCGACCATCCTCATCCTGCTCTCGCCTCGGCGGAGGCAGTCGGCCGTGCCGTTCCTCATCGGATGGGTGCTCGGCATCCTCGTCGTGGTCTCGCTCTCCGCGCTCTTCGCCCAGGTGGTTCCGACGGCGCGGTCGCCGCGACGGGCGGAGACCACGATCGGCACCATCGAGATCCTGATCGGCGTGGCGCTCGTGGTGATCGCCGTCATCGCGTGGCGGCGGGCGCGGCGCAACCCGACCGATGCGATGCCGAAGTGGCTGAACGCGGTCGGCACGTTCGGTCCGTGGGCGGCGTTCGGCGTGGCCTTCGCGCTCAACGTGCGACCCAAGGGGTTGCTCCTCGCGGTGGCGGCCGGGCTCGTCATCCGCGCCGAGGACCTCTCCCTGACCGAGTCGGCGGTGGCGATCCTCATCTACACCGTGATCGGCTGCTCGACGGTCGCGATTCCGATCATCGTCACGCTCGCGAACCCCGAGCGCATGGAGCCGCGTCTCCTCTCCGCGAAGGAGTGGATCGGTCGCAATAGCGGCGTGGTGACGGCGCTCATCCTCATCCTCATCGGCGCCGTCATCATCGGAACGGGCGTCGGGCGGCTCTGA
- a CDS encoding NINE protein, giving the protein MSPESPRPAGWYDDEADASRLRYWDGSDWSPHTTPRPSDAPASPVPPTVAPAASASPPAPIAPAAPAAFPVPPSAFPGAPAFDAIDEATTARPARATPAASEPPTATMPAPPERGIDEHTTVPDHGATATPPTPPPHGAVGGFGTPVPPPPPYGDHAASAPAFSYAPYQAAGRTFLAAWLFALFLGFWGADRFYLGKIGTAIAKLLTLGGLGVWVLVDLVLVLTGAQRDRDGRALEGYEEHRKVAWIVSGSLIAFGLLSGIISNVIAFSLR; this is encoded by the coding sequence ATGTCACCTGAGTCCCCCCGCCCGGCCGGCTGGTACGACGATGAAGCGGATGCCTCGCGCCTCCGGTACTGGGACGGCAGCGACTGGAGCCCGCACACCACCCCGCGGCCATCGGATGCCCCGGCGTCACCCGTCCCGCCCACCGTCGCCCCGGCGGCATCCGCGTCGCCGCCCGCTCCCATCGCACCGGCCGCGCCGGCCGCCTTCCCGGTCCCGCCGTCGGCCTTCCCGGGCGCACCCGCGTTCGACGCGATCGACGAGGCCACCACAGCCCGACCCGCGCGTGCCACGCCCGCGGCGTCCGAACCGCCGACCGCCACGATGCCGGCCCCGCCCGAGCGCGGCATCGACGAGCACACGACGGTCCCCGACCACGGTGCCACGGCCACGCCCCCGACCCCGCCCCCGCATGGCGCGGTCGGCGGGTTCGGCACGCCCGTGCCTCCTCCGCCGCCGTACGGAGACCACGCGGCATCCGCCCCCGCGTTCTCGTACGCGCCGTACCAGGCTGCCGGCCGCACGTTCCTCGCGGCGTGGCTCTTCGCACTGTTCCTCGGGTTCTGGGGCGCCGACCGCTTCTATCTCGGCAAGATCGGCACCGCGATCGCGAAGCTCCTGACCCTCGGCGGGCTCGGCGTGTGGGTGCTCGTCGACCTGGTGCTCGTGCTCACCGGCGCGCAGCGCGACCGCGACGGCCGCGCGCTCGAGGGGTACGAGGAGCACCGCAAGGTCGCGTGGATCGTATCGGGCTCGCTCATCGCGTTCGGCCTGCTCTCGGGCATCATCTCGAACGTCATCGCGTTCTCGCTCCGTTGA
- a CDS encoding TIGR03943 family putative permease subunit: MLERLIARWQGILLALIGIVATVWLAATDRLGLYIHPRYFWFTVIMAAIAAVFVVVAFAMTPLREPADEATDAAAPAERGQPDDHDHEHAHDHAHDEAPRSPVRGSLRVALAATILVGAAASLLVLPPATLTSATASQRSINSSGATLEQSGPALVGGDTSQFTVKDWALLLRQNPDAEYFADQAIQVTGFVTESPDDPDNVFYVARFVVTCCAVDAQPVGVPVYLPGWAERFEPDEWVAASGAIVPNPAGSSALPLLMEPTDLTVIEQPDQPYVF, from the coding sequence TTGCTTGAGCGCCTCATCGCCAGGTGGCAGGGCATCCTGCTCGCCCTCATCGGCATCGTCGCCACCGTCTGGCTCGCGGCCACCGACCGGCTCGGCCTGTACATCCACCCGCGGTACTTCTGGTTCACGGTGATCATGGCCGCGATCGCGGCGGTGTTCGTCGTCGTGGCGTTCGCGATGACGCCGCTCCGGGAGCCGGCCGATGAGGCGACGGATGCCGCGGCGCCCGCCGAACGCGGGCAGCCCGACGACCACGACCACGAGCATGCCCACGACCACGCCCACGACGAGGCACCCCGCTCGCCGGTGCGCGGATCCCTCCGCGTCGCGCTCGCCGCGACGATCCTCGTGGGTGCGGCCGCCTCCCTCCTCGTGCTCCCGCCCGCAACACTGACCTCCGCCACCGCCTCGCAGCGCAGCATCAACAGCTCGGGGGCGACGCTCGAGCAGTCGGGTCCGGCGCTCGTCGGCGGCGACACCTCGCAGTTCACCGTGAAGGACTGGGCGCTGCTGCTGCGCCAGAACCCCGACGCCGAGTACTTCGCCGACCAGGCGATCCAGGTCACCGGGTTCGTGACCGAGTCGCCGGATGACCCTGACAACGTCTTCTACGTGGCGCGGTTCGTCGTGACGTGCTGCGCGGTCGACGCACAGCCGGTCGGCGTGCCGGTCTACCTTCCGGGCTGGGCCGAACGGTTCGAGCCCGACGAGTGGGTCGCGGCATCCGGAGCCATCGTGCCGAACCCCGCGGGCTCGAGCGCGTTGCCGCTGCTGATGGAGCCCACTGACCTGACCGTCATCGAACAGCCGGACCAGCCGTATGTCTTCTGA
- a CDS encoding permease produces MSRTLAPAHSAPPRPPTRPRSPRSTRQRPALGLSLGVALVLLFAGIRMFAPESVGDVLSNSVQDFFTLSISVVIESLPFVFLGILLSIVVQVWLPEGFLLRHLPRNVVARRVTISLLGVLLPVCECGNVPLARGLILRGLTVGESLTFLLAAPILNPVTIITTYQAFGWSDGILVARILGGFVIANLIGWIYSRHSSPMSLLTPKFQASCAHAHDEVRTTRTRRSVDMFTAETAAMLPALFVGSAIAGLIQVGVSRDLLVTLGQNPVLSVFALMALAFVISICSNVDAFFILAFGSTFMPGAIVAFLVFGPMIDVKMLALMRTTFTARTLVQLTVIVGLASAALGLAVNTIA; encoded by the coding sequence ATGAGCCGGACCCTCGCCCCGGCGCACTCCGCGCCGCCCCGACCGCCGACCCGACCACGAAGCCCACGCTCGACCCGTCAGCGCCCGGCCCTCGGCCTGTCGCTCGGCGTCGCGCTCGTGCTGCTCTTCGCGGGCATCCGGATGTTCGCGCCCGAATCCGTCGGCGACGTGCTCTCGAACTCCGTGCAGGACTTCTTCACCCTCTCGATCAGCGTCGTCATCGAGAGCCTGCCGTTCGTCTTCCTCGGCATCCTGCTCTCGATCGTGGTGCAGGTGTGGCTGCCCGAGGGGTTCCTGCTCCGCCACCTGCCGAGGAACGTGGTGGCGCGCCGGGTCACCATCTCGCTGCTCGGCGTGCTGCTCCCGGTGTGCGAGTGCGGCAACGTGCCGCTCGCTCGCGGGCTGATCCTGCGCGGACTCACCGTGGGCGAGTCCCTGACGTTCCTGCTCGCGGCGCCGATCCTGAACCCCGTCACGATCATCACGACGTACCAGGCCTTCGGCTGGTCCGACGGCATCCTCGTCGCGCGCATCCTCGGCGGCTTCGTCATCGCGAACCTCATCGGCTGGATCTACAGCCGCCACTCCAGCCCGATGAGCCTGCTCACCCCGAAGTTCCAGGCGAGCTGCGCCCATGCCCACGACGAGGTGCGCACCACACGGACGCGGCGCAGCGTCGACATGTTCACGGCTGAGACCGCGGCGATGCTGCCGGCGCTCTTCGTCGGCTCTGCCATCGCCGGCCTCATCCAGGTCGGCGTCTCGCGCGACCTGCTGGTCACGCTCGGGCAGAACCCGGTGCTCTCGGTCTTCGCGCTCATGGCGCTCGCGTTCGTCATCTCGATCTGCTCGAACGTCGACGCGTTCTTCATCCTCGCGTTCGGGTCCACGTTCATGCCGGGGGCGATCGTCGCGTTCCTCGTGTTCGGGCCGATGATCGACGTGAAGATGCTCGCGCTCATGCGCACGACGTTCACCGCGCGAACACTCGTGCAGCTGACCGTCATCGTGGGCCTGGCGAGCGCCGCCCTCGGATTGGCGGTGAACACCATTGCTTGA
- a CDS encoding DUF1905 domain-containing protein — protein MRFRFTAPLWEWSAQGGWFFVTVPEQYGDDIREVPRMPRGFGSVRVRVTIGGSTWSTSVFPDSKRGSYVLPVKKAVRTAEGIGEGDDVDVALEVLDL, from the coding sequence ATGCGATTCCGGTTCACCGCACCCCTGTGGGAATGGAGCGCCCAGGGTGGCTGGTTCTTCGTCACCGTGCCCGAGCAGTACGGCGACGACATCCGCGAGGTGCCGCGCATGCCGCGTGGTTTCGGCTCGGTCCGTGTGCGCGTGACCATCGGTGGCTCGACGTGGTCGACGTCGGTGTTCCCCGACTCGAAGCGCGGCAGCTACGTGCTTCCCGTGAAGAAGGCCGTGCGCACCGCCGAGGGCATCGGCGAGGGCGACGACGTCGACGTCGCGCTCGAGGTGCTCGACCTCTGA
- a CDS encoding RNA polymerase sigma factor: MPDADAVRALRDAAPSALAVLVRRYGDFAACEDAMQEALIAASAQWPIEGVPDSPRAWLVRVASRRYIDEVRSDVARRRRESLAVELEPTSPPAPVPSVDDTLTLFLLCCHPALGRPAQLALTLRAVGGLTTAEIGRALLLPEATIAQRISRAKARMRASGEGFRMPEPAELESRLVALRHVLYLMFTEGHTASSGDALARVDLSAEAIRLTRQLRASSPDASGETTGLLALMLLTDARRAARTDAAGALVPLDEQDRSRWDRRMIDEGIVLVTEVLDRAAIGPYQLQAAIAAVHDEAPSTHETDWVEILGLYDLLERMSPGPMVTLGRIVALAMVEGPEAGLVALEGAEASGSSGGSSAGTTLAEHHRTWAVRAHLLERAGSTDAASLAFVEAARRTLNGPEQRFLAAKAEALRAAR, encoded by the coding sequence ATGCCTGACGCCGACGCCGTCCGGGCACTGCGAGACGCCGCACCGTCGGCGCTCGCGGTGCTCGTGCGTCGCTACGGCGACTTCGCGGCGTGCGAGGACGCCATGCAGGAGGCGCTCATCGCGGCATCCGCCCAGTGGCCGATCGAGGGCGTGCCCGACAGTCCGCGTGCCTGGCTCGTGCGGGTCGCGTCGCGCCGCTACATCGACGAGGTGCGGTCGGATGTCGCGCGCCGTCGCCGCGAGTCCCTCGCCGTGGAGCTCGAGCCGACGTCGCCGCCCGCGCCGGTGCCGTCGGTCGATGACACGCTCACGCTGTTCCTGCTCTGCTGTCACCCGGCGCTCGGCCGGCCGGCACAGCTCGCGCTCACGCTGCGCGCCGTCGGCGGGCTCACGACGGCGGAGATCGGCCGCGCGCTGCTCCTGCCCGAGGCGACGATCGCGCAGCGCATCTCGCGAGCGAAGGCGCGCATGAGGGCGAGCGGCGAGGGCTTCCGGATGCCGGAGCCGGCCGAGCTCGAAAGCCGACTCGTCGCCCTCCGCCACGTGCTCTACCTGATGTTCACCGAGGGCCATACGGCGAGCTCGGGCGATGCGCTCGCGCGGGTGGACCTCTCGGCCGAGGCGATCCGGCTCACGCGGCAGCTGCGCGCGTCGTCGCCCGACGCCTCGGGCGAGACCACCGGGCTCCTCGCGCTCATGCTCCTCACCGATGCCCGCCGTGCCGCCCGCACCGATGCGGCCGGCGCCCTCGTGCCGCTCGACGAGCAGGACCGCTCCCGCTGGGACCGCCGCATGATCGACGAGGGCATCGTCCTCGTCACCGAGGTGCTCGACCGTGCCGCGATCGGCCCGTACCAGTTGCAGGCGGCGATCGCGGCCGTGCACGATGAGGCGCCGTCGACCCACGAGACCGACTGGGTCGAGATCCTCGGGCTCTACGACCTGCTCGAGCGGATGTCGCCCGGGCCCATGGTGACCCTCGGCCGCATCGTCGCGCTCGCGATGGTCGAGGGGCCCGAGGCCGGGCTCGTGGCGCTCGAGGGGGCCGAGGCATCCGGGTCCAGCGGGGGGTCCAGCGCCGGCACCACGCTCGCCGAGCACCACCGCACGTGGGCGGTGCGTGCCCACCTCCTCGAGCGGGCGGGGTCGACGGATGCCGCCTCGCTCGCGTTCGTCGAGGCCGCTCGCCGCACCCTGAACGGCCCCGAGCAGCGCTTCCTCGCCGCGAAGGCCGAGGCGCTGCGCGCCGCTCGCTGA
- a CDS encoding YciI family protein — MKYLIQIYSNPASRAVWEGFTPEQQAEGYGFYQGISSELAASGELIATEALADISLAKRVTHSDSGTVASDGPFAETKELLAGFYLVDCESEARAVEIAGRFPEAAYGLVEVRPVLEMAAGTDV; from the coding sequence ATGAAGTACCTGATCCAGATCTACAGCAACCCCGCCTCGCGAGCCGTGTGGGAGGGCTTCACGCCCGAACAGCAGGCCGAGGGCTACGGCTTCTACCAGGGCATCAGCAGCGAGCTCGCCGCGAGCGGTGAACTCATCGCGACCGAGGCGCTCGCCGACATCTCGCTCGCCAAGCGCGTCACGCACAGCGACAGTGGCACGGTCGCGAGCGATGGCCCCTTCGCCGAGACGAAGGAGTTGCTCGCGGGCTTCTACCTCGTCGACTGCGAGTCCGAGGCGCGAGCCGTCGAGATCGCCGGGCGCTTCCCCGAGGCGGCGTACGGCCTCGTCGAGGTGCGCCCGGTGCTCGAGATGGCAGCGGGCACCGACGTGTGA
- a CDS encoding carboxylate-amine ligase, which produces MTTFGIEEEFIFLDREALRPVDVAGRVFRRLAATPDWGAVTHQEFLAAQVEHASAVFSDLEGAHDALVGFRREVAADATRLGVVAASVGVPPDALPFPTITDEDRYQRIVRDMAGVIADHQICGLHVHVGIPDRDTGIRALNASRSWLPLLSAMSGNSPIWRGYDTGYESWRNVEQRRWTTTGCPPVFEDAADYDRRLQRLIGIGGMKDRAIIMWMARLSSHVPTIEVRIADAQLEAWSTVFFAAFWRALVVGLMDDDLGISDRLQPTRDAAPGPELLNAALLHSAHSGMSEDVVDPVLGELRPAADVLRTCIDLLEPALEATGDLAAVREGADRLLREGTGGARQREAFARGGMAALRELYEETFTKGA; this is translated from the coding sequence ATGACGACGTTCGGCATCGAGGAAGAGTTCATCTTCCTCGACCGTGAGGCCTTGCGACCCGTGGATGTCGCGGGCCGGGTGTTCCGCCGGCTGGCTGCGACTCCCGATTGGGGCGCCGTCACCCACCAGGAGTTCCTCGCAGCGCAGGTCGAGCACGCCTCGGCGGTGTTCAGCGACCTCGAGGGCGCGCACGATGCCCTCGTCGGCTTCCGTCGCGAGGTCGCCGCCGACGCGACACGCCTCGGCGTCGTGGCCGCGAGCGTCGGCGTGCCTCCCGACGCGCTGCCGTTCCCGACCATCACCGACGAGGACCGATACCAGCGCATCGTGCGCGACATGGCCGGCGTCATCGCCGACCACCAGATCTGCGGGCTGCACGTGCACGTCGGGATTCCCGACCGCGACACCGGCATCCGGGCGCTCAACGCGTCGCGGAGCTGGTTGCCGCTGCTCTCGGCGATGTCGGGCAACTCCCCCATCTGGCGCGGCTACGACACGGGATATGAGAGTTGGCGCAATGTCGAGCAGCGCCGGTGGACGACCACCGGCTGCCCGCCCGTCTTCGAGGACGCCGCCGACTACGACCGCCGCCTCCAACGCCTCATCGGCATCGGCGGCATGAAGGACCGCGCGATCATCATGTGGATGGCGCGCCTCTCGTCGCACGTGCCGACGATCGAGGTCCGCATCGCCGACGCCCAGCTCGAAGCATGGTCGACCGTCTTCTTCGCCGCATTCTGGCGGGCGCTCGTGGTCGGACTCATGGATGACGACCTCGGCATCAGCGACCGGCTGCAGCCGACCCGCGACGCCGCACCCGGGCCGGAGCTGCTGAACGCCGCCCTGCTGCACTCGGCGCACTCGGGCATGAGTGAAGACGTCGTCGACCCGGTGCTCGGCGAGCTGCGGCCGGCCGCAGACGTGCTGCGCACCTGCATCGACCTGCTCGAGCCGGCGCTCGAGGCGACCGGCGACCTCGCTGCGGTGCGGGAGGGCGCCGACCGCCTGCTGCGCGAGGGGACTGGCGGGGCGCGGCAGCGCGAGGCGTTCGCGCGCGGCGGGATGGCCGCGTTGCGGGAGCTGTACGAGGAGACGTTCACCAAGGGCGCCTAG
- a CDS encoding putative quinol monooxygenase, whose amino-acid sequence MTFANVGRLGVKPGARDQLIEILTRPSTEMSMHGCLLYEVGVNEEQPDAVFVSELWESAEAHAASLQLDSVRAAIAEARPLFSGEFDGYRFDVIGSPLRV is encoded by the coding sequence ATGACCTTCGCGAACGTCGGCCGGCTGGGCGTCAAGCCCGGCGCCCGCGACCAGCTGATCGAGATCCTCACCCGACCGAGCACCGAGATGAGCATGCACGGGTGCCTCCTCTATGAGGTCGGCGTGAACGAGGAGCAGCCCGACGCCGTGTTCGTGAGCGAGCTCTGGGAGTCGGCCGAAGCGCATGCCGCGTCGCTGCAGCTCGACAGCGTCCGCGCCGCGATCGCAGAGGCGCGACCGCTGTTCAGCGGCGAGTTCGACGGCTACCGCTTCGACGTCATCGGCTCGCCGCTGCGCGTGTAG
- a CDS encoding MurR/RpiR family transcriptional regulator yields MTTNVLSEVQQALPRLSSSEARVAEAIIADPTLVVDLTITDLARVCGTSLSTVARFCQTLGYSGYREFRMEVATAISREAAGRDRFGLADSHINTDDAAADVVAKIAFHEVLAIEQTVDGLDTAVLDGAVGAIVGAAHIDLYGFGASGLTAQDLQQKLSRIGISAFCSVDIHLALVSAALRKPTDVAIAISHSGLTAETNHALEVARDAGATTIVITNSPESPIAELAEFVLPTRARESTYRMGAMSSRIAQLALVDFLFVRVAQRRHDDVAAPLRRTYEVTASHRIPSRRRPPADDRGPAAD; encoded by the coding sequence ATGACCACGAACGTGCTCTCCGAGGTGCAACAGGCGCTGCCGCGCCTCAGCTCGTCGGAGGCGCGCGTCGCGGAGGCGATCATCGCCGATCCGACGCTCGTGGTCGACCTCACGATCACCGACCTCGCGCGGGTCTGCGGCACCTCGCTCTCGACGGTCGCGCGCTTCTGCCAGACCCTCGGGTACAGCGGCTACCGCGAGTTCCGCATGGAGGTCGCCACCGCCATCAGCCGTGAGGCCGCAGGCCGCGACCGGTTCGGACTCGCCGACTCGCACATCAACACGGATGACGCCGCCGCCGACGTCGTGGCGAAGATCGCATTCCACGAGGTGCTCGCGATCGAGCAGACCGTCGACGGACTCGACACCGCCGTGCTCGACGGCGCCGTCGGCGCGATCGTCGGCGCCGCGCACATCGACCTCTACGGCTTCGGCGCGAGTGGCCTCACCGCACAGGACCTGCAGCAGAAGCTCAGCCGCATCGGCATCTCGGCGTTCTGCTCGGTCGACATCCACCTCGCCCTGGTCTCGGCGGCGCTTCGGAAGCCGACGGATGTCGCGATCGCCATCTCCCACTCGGGCCTCACCGCCGAGACGAACCACGCCCTCGAGGTCGCCCGCGACGCGGGCGCCACCACGATCGTGATCACGAACTCGCCGGAGTCGCCGATCGCCGAGCTCGCCGAGTTCGTGCTGCCCACTCGCGCGCGGGAGTCGACGTACCGCATGGGCGCGATGTCGAGCCGTATCGCGCAGCTCGCGCTCGTCGACTTCCTCTTCGTGCGGGTCGCGCAGCGGCGCCACGACGACGTTGCGGCGCCCCTCCGCCGCACCTACGAGGTGACGGCGAGCCACCGCATCCCCTCGAGGCGGCGGCCTCCAGCCGACGACCGCGGGCCTGCAGCCGACTGA
- the murQ gene encoding N-acetylmuramic acid 6-phosphate etherase, protein MTGPALHQSAEHRQSAEHRALRELLGELSTERVNEQHAGFDLMATEDQLAAMQDESAAAVAAVTEAAPQIAAAIDAIVARLRGGGRLVYLGAGTAGRMGVLDASEIPPTFGTDPAQVVGVIAGGEAALHSAVEDAEDDPALGAADLAAIGLTAADALVGISASGRTPYVVGAIEYARSVGALTVGFACNENSAIGTAADLAIETVVGPEIVAGSTRLKGGTAQKLVLNSISTIAMVRLGKVHGNLMVDVRATNAKLRARAERIVMQATGSDAAAASAALESVDGQVKAAILVTLTGVAPEVALARLAAEDGVLRNALSSVRDSEAHADGRQHETRTL, encoded by the coding sequence ATGACCGGGCCAGCACTCCATCAGTCCGCCGAGCACCGACAGTCGGCCGAGCACCGCGCGCTGCGCGAGCTCCTCGGCGAGCTGTCGACCGAACGCGTCAACGAGCAGCACGCCGGCTTCGACCTGATGGCCACCGAGGACCAGCTCGCCGCCATGCAGGACGAGAGCGCCGCGGCCGTCGCAGCCGTGACCGAAGCGGCGCCGCAGATCGCCGCAGCGATCGACGCGATCGTCGCCCGGCTGCGCGGCGGCGGACGGCTCGTGTACCTGGGCGCCGGCACCGCCGGACGCATGGGCGTGCTCGACGCGAGCGAGATCCCGCCCACCTTCGGCACCGACCCCGCCCAGGTCGTCGGCGTCATCGCCGGCGGTGAGGCGGCGCTGCACTCCGCCGTCGAGGACGCGGAGGACGATCCCGCACTGGGAGCCGCCGACCTCGCCGCCATCGGGCTCACCGCGGCCGATGCGCTCGTCGGCATCTCGGCGTCCGGACGCACGCCGTACGTCGTCGGCGCGATCGAGTACGCGCGCAGCGTCGGCGCCCTCACGGTCGGCTTCGCCTGCAACGAGAACTCCGCGATCGGCACCGCCGCCGACCTCGCCATCGAGACGGTGGTGGGACCCGAGATCGTCGCCGGATCCACCCGGCTCAAGGGCGGCACGGCGCAGAAGCTCGTGCTCAACTCGATCTCGACGATCGCGATGGTGCGCCTCGGCAAGGTGCACGGCAACCTCATGGTCGACGTGCGAGCCACCAATGCCAAGCTGCGGGCGCGTGCGGAACGCATCGTCATGCAGGCGACCGGGTCGGATGCCGCCGCGGCATCCGCTGCCCTCGAATCGGTCGACGGGCAGGTGAAGGCGGCGATCCTCGTGACCCTCACTGGGGTGGCGCCCGAGGTCGCGCTCGCGCGCCTCGCCGCCGAGGATGGAGTGCTGCGCAATGCTCTTTCCAGCGTGCGCGATTCCGAGGCGCACGCCGACGGCCGGCAGCACGAGACGAGGACCCTGTAG